The segment AATGAAAAACATTCTTATTATTTGCCCCACACTAAGGGACAGGCGGGAACTGGCCAGGCTGGGCAATAAGCACAATTTTATATTCACGGGGCCTGAAACCAGGGAAATACTGGAGAGTTTTCAACCGCTAGAGTTTATAGACCGTTTGTTAAAAGATATCAAGGGCAGAAAAATAGATGCAGTTATGGGTACCCATGATTACCCTGCCTCCCTGATAGCCAGTATTGTAGCTGAAAAGCTGGGCCTAAACGGGGTAAATACCAAAGCTAATTTCTTATGCCAGCATAAGTATTATTCCAGGAAGATTCAAACTGACTTGTTTGGTTCGGCGGTACCAGCTTTTAAATTGCTAAATCCATTAAAAGCAGGGGATATCCCTTTTGAGTTCCCCTTTTTTGTTAAACCGGTCAAATCCTTTTTTTCCATAATGGCTTGCATTATTAATAACCGCAGCCAGTTTCAAAAATACATGGAGGCCAGCCAGGAGCATATTAACAGGTTTGTTAAACCATTCAACCTGTTGGTAAAAAAATATTCTGACTTACCCCTGGATGCCAGCTATGTAATTGCCGAAGAGCTAAGGAAGGGCAAACAGGTGACCTTGGAAGGCTGTGTTTATAAGGGCAGGGTATATTTAATAGGT is part of the Actinomycetota bacterium genome and harbors:
- a CDS encoding ATP-grasp domain-containing protein, with amino-acid sequence MKNILIICPTLRDRRELARLGNKHNFIFTGPETREILESFQPLEFIDRLLKDIKGRKIDAVMGTHDYPASLIASIVAEKLGLNGVNTKANFLCQHKYYSRKIQTDLFGSAVPAFKLLNPLKAGDIPFEFPFFVKPVKSFFSIMACIINNRSQFQKYMEASQEHINRFVKPFNLLVKKYSDLPLDASYVIAEELRKGKQVTLEGCVYKGRVYLIGLTDSIMYGNTYSFRRFDYPSSVDPGVQRQMMEMAAAWCRHINYGQGLFNMEFFYNAEDRGISIIEVNPRMCSQFADLVEKVLGINTYQVQMDLALGSEPGYLSGNGLKGEFSMASSYVLRKFRDQTAVKVPGPGLINQILSQKNSARIEIYARRGQALSSFWQDAHSYRYGVINLGGNSRKDLDDEFRHVLKALDFRFKKI